Proteins from a single region of Nocardiopsis dassonvillei subsp. dassonvillei DSM 43111:
- a CDS encoding coiled-coil domain-containing protein: protein MQPDDLSRVDEFADFWAPDPPELSWPDRARALAGFLAAAARPDRARVAALAVAVLGSFLFAPQGTAVAAPVPAEPEDMGALQDRAEALSEEFNGELRDMEGVIQEAERAEERAQSTREDVEEAREQVRALAVATYTSSGIDLSMSLFVEADPDEVIDRAVVINYLSTSNQDKIDQLSEALERDETAQQNAEEQLAAAEEDLDELEGRREEVQEMIADHPVQPMGGQYNITPRTEQMRELIIEKFGEGTDVGGVGCYREVGGWVVGEHPKGRACDFMVDPNGNTPSQEQIDRGYAIAEWAQENADRLGIMYIIYRQQIWDIRRGDEGWRDMADRGSITENHFDHVHISMF from the coding sequence GTGCAGCCCGACGACCTGAGCCGAGTGGACGAATTCGCCGACTTCTGGGCTCCCGACCCTCCCGAACTCAGCTGGCCGGACCGCGCCCGGGCCCTGGCGGGGTTCCTCGCCGCCGCGGCGCGCCCGGACCGCGCGCGTGTGGCCGCGCTGGCGGTGGCCGTGCTGGGGAGCTTCCTGTTCGCGCCCCAGGGCACGGCGGTGGCGGCGCCGGTGCCCGCCGAGCCGGAGGACATGGGCGCCCTCCAGGATCGCGCGGAGGCCCTGAGCGAGGAGTTCAACGGCGAACTGCGCGACATGGAGGGCGTCATCCAGGAGGCCGAGCGCGCCGAGGAACGGGCCCAGAGCACCCGCGAGGACGTGGAGGAGGCGCGCGAGCAGGTGCGCGCCCTGGCGGTGGCCACCTACACCAGCAGCGGGATCGACCTGTCCATGTCGCTGTTCGTCGAGGCCGACCCCGACGAGGTCATCGACCGCGCGGTGGTGATCAACTACCTGTCCACCAGCAACCAGGACAAGATCGACCAGCTCAGTGAGGCCCTGGAGCGCGACGAGACCGCGCAGCAGAACGCCGAGGAGCAGCTGGCCGCGGCCGAGGAGGACCTGGACGAGCTGGAGGGGCGCCGCGAGGAGGTCCAGGAGATGATCGCGGACCACCCCGTGCAGCCGATGGGCGGCCAGTACAACATCACCCCGCGCACCGAGCAGATGCGCGAGCTGATCATCGAGAAGTTCGGCGAGGGCACAGACGTGGGCGGCGTGGGCTGCTACCGGGAGGTCGGCGGCTGGGTGGTCGGCGAGCACCCCAAGGGCCGCGCCTGCGACTTCATGGTGGACCCCAACGGGAACACGCCCTCACAGGAGCAGATCGACCGCGGCTACGCGATCGCCGAGTGGGCCCAGGAGAACGCCGACCGCCTCGGCATCATGTACATCATCTACCGGCAGCAGATCTGGGACATCCGCCGTGGTGACGAGGGCTGGCGCGACATGGCCGACCGCGGCAGCATCACCGAGAACCACTTCGACCACGTGCACATCTCGATGTTCTGA
- a CDS encoding methionine ABC transporter ATP-binding protein, with translation MGLHKAYRLKKHRVTALDGVDLHVEPGEIFGVVGQSGAGKSTLLRSVNLLERPDAGTVRVDGEELTALRGARLRVARRRIGMVHQHFALLSSRTVAGNVAFPMEVSGVDRARRRRRVGELLELVGLGDKARAYPSQLSGGQKQRVGIARALASDPKVLLSDEATSALDPATTDAILALLRRLRDELGLTILLITHEMDVIKRICDSAAIMDSGAFLESGRVLDLIGTPGSLLARSLFPLPAHGGPDTVYVTYPRSFDEPLMSELTRRFDVDVNILGGGVEEVAGQSVGRLSVDLRGDRRDQALAYLSEHGLLVEEARK, from the coding sequence GTGGGCCTCCACAAGGCCTACAGGTTGAAGAAGCACCGGGTGACCGCTCTGGACGGGGTCGACCTGCACGTCGAGCCCGGCGAGATCTTCGGTGTGGTCGGCCAGAGCGGCGCGGGCAAGAGCACCCTGCTGCGCTCGGTCAACCTCCTGGAGCGCCCCGACGCCGGAACGGTCCGGGTCGACGGCGAGGAGCTCACCGCGCTGCGCGGCGCGCGGCTGCGGGTCGCCCGCCGCCGCATCGGCATGGTGCACCAGCACTTCGCCCTGCTGTCCTCGCGCACCGTCGCGGGCAACGTGGCCTTCCCCATGGAGGTCTCCGGCGTCGACCGCGCCCGCCGCAGGAGGCGCGTGGGCGAACTCCTCGAACTCGTGGGCCTGGGGGACAAGGCGCGCGCCTACCCCTCCCAGCTCTCCGGCGGCCAGAAGCAGCGGGTGGGCATCGCCCGCGCGCTGGCCTCCGACCCCAAGGTGCTGCTCAGCGACGAGGCCACCTCCGCGCTCGACCCGGCCACCACCGACGCCATCCTCGCCCTGCTGCGCCGCCTGCGCGACGAACTGGGCCTGACCATCCTGCTGATCACCCACGAGATGGACGTGATCAAGCGGATCTGCGACTCCGCGGCGATCATGGACAGCGGCGCGTTCCTGGAGTCGGGCCGGGTGCTCGACCTCATCGGCACCCCCGGCTCGCTGCTGGCGCGCTCGCTCTTCCCGCTGCCCGCGCACGGCGGACCCGACACGGTCTACGTCACCTACCCGCGTTCCTTCGACGAGCCGCTCATGTCCGAGCTGACCCGCCGCTTCGACGTGGACGTCAACATCCTGGGCGGCGGCGTGGAGGAGGTCGCCGGGCAGTCCGTGGGCCGCCTGAGCGTGGACCTGCGCGGCGACCGCCGCGACCAGGCGCTCGCCTACCTGTCCGAGCACGGCCTGCTGGTCGAGGAGGCCCGCAAGTGA
- a CDS encoding methionine ABC transporter permease: MSTNPADVLHLAAATGAAGPWDAVVAFVQAWPAMWPDLWLGTLDTVYMVWWATVVSVLFGLPLGVLLVATDRGGLIPAPAVRAVLSAVVNIGRSLPFIVLMVAVLSLTRLLVGTTLGPTAAIVPLSIGAIPFFARLVETSLREVDRGVVEAAHAMGTRRVTIVGKVMLPEAMPGLIAGLVMTVVTLISYSAMAGAIGGGGLGDLAIREGYQRFNDHYLWATVILLIVIVQIAQSLGDLLVRRLARR, translated from the coding sequence GTGAGCACCAACCCCGCCGACGTCCTGCACCTGGCCGCCGCCACCGGGGCGGCCGGACCCTGGGACGCCGTCGTCGCGTTCGTCCAGGCCTGGCCCGCGATGTGGCCCGACCTGTGGCTGGGCACCCTGGACACCGTCTACATGGTGTGGTGGGCCACCGTCGTCAGCGTCCTGTTCGGCCTGCCGCTGGGCGTGCTGCTGGTGGCCACCGACCGGGGAGGGCTCATCCCCGCCCCCGCCGTGCGCGCCGTGCTCAGCGCCGTCGTCAACATCGGCCGCTCCCTGCCGTTCATCGTCCTGATGGTGGCCGTGCTCTCCCTGACCCGCCTGCTGGTGGGCACCACCCTGGGCCCCACGGCCGCGATCGTACCCCTGAGCATCGGCGCGATCCCCTTCTTCGCCCGCCTGGTGGAGACCTCCCTGCGCGAGGTGGACCGCGGGGTCGTGGAGGCCGCGCACGCCATGGGCACCCGCCGCGTCACCATCGTGGGCAAGGTGATGCTGCCCGAGGCCATGCCCGGCCTCATCGCGGGCCTGGTGATGACCGTGGTCACCCTCATCTCCTACTCGGCGATGGCCGGAGCCATCGGCGGCGGAGGCCTGGGCGACCTGGCCATCCGCGAGGGCTACCAGCGCTTCAACGACCACTACCTGTGGGCCACCGTCATCCTGCTCATCGTCATCGTGCAGATCGCGCAGAGCCTGGGCGACCTGCTGGTGCGCCGCCTGGCGCGGCGCTGA
- a CDS encoding MetQ/NlpA family ABC transporter substrate-binding protein, with the protein MTEDARRRAVRGAAAATAAALLAACGSPSERAREETGGEDVTVLRIGATPMPHAEILEFVDENLAADAGLALDVSVYTDYNQPNAALAEGELHANYYQTRPFLEEYLQGNPDADLSYVTDVHLEAFGVYSQELTDLADLPEGAQIGVPNDTSNMGRALDLLDTEGVITLADTGEEAPSVDDIEDNPLDVTVTPVEAAQLPRSLQDLDAAVVNGNYALEADLVSTANVLAWEETEDNPYANGLVVATHDIGDEEIARLDELLHSDEVRAFMEERWEGVVVPVGGEGD; encoded by the coding sequence ATGACCGAGGACGCGAGGAGGCGCGCGGTGCGGGGCGCCGCCGCGGCGACGGCGGCGGCCCTGCTGGCGGCCTGCGGCAGCCCCAGCGAACGGGCCCGGGAGGAGACCGGCGGGGAGGACGTGACCGTCCTGAGGATCGGCGCCACGCCGATGCCGCACGCCGAGATCCTGGAGTTCGTGGACGAGAACCTGGCGGCCGACGCGGGGCTGGCCCTGGACGTGTCCGTGTACACCGACTACAACCAGCCCAACGCGGCGCTGGCCGAGGGCGAACTGCACGCCAACTACTACCAGACGCGGCCGTTCCTGGAGGAGTACCTCCAGGGCAACCCGGACGCGGACCTGAGCTACGTGACGGACGTGCACCTGGAGGCCTTCGGCGTCTACTCGCAGGAGCTGACCGACCTGGCCGACCTGCCCGAGGGCGCGCAGATCGGCGTGCCCAACGACACCTCCAACATGGGCCGGGCCCTGGACCTGCTCGACACCGAGGGCGTCATCACCCTGGCCGACACGGGCGAGGAGGCGCCCTCGGTCGACGACATCGAGGACAACCCGCTCGACGTCACGGTCACCCCGGTGGAGGCCGCCCAGCTGCCGCGCTCGCTCCAGGACCTGGACGCGGCGGTGGTCAACGGCAACTACGCCCTGGAGGCCGACCTGGTCTCCACCGCCAACGTGCTGGCCTGGGAGGAGACCGAGGACAACCCCTACGCCAACGGGCTGGTGGTGGCCACGCACGACATCGGCGACGAGGAGATCGCCCGGCTCGACGAACTCCTGCACAGCGACGAGGTGCGCGCGTTCATGGAGGAGCGCTGGGAGGGCGTCGTGGTCCCCGTCGGCGGGGAGGGCGACTGA